In Aspergillus luchuensis IFO 4308 DNA, chromosome 1, nearly complete sequence, the following are encoded in one genomic region:
- a CDS encoding WD40 repeat domain-containing protein (COG:A;~EggNog:ENOG410PGJX;~InterPro:IPR015943,IPR001680,IPR036322,IPR017986;~go_function: GO:0005515 - protein binding [Evidence IEA]), which produces MPKVAVKQKSRQKVKTAARSPFEPGQPIREASDIDMSDDETSSDESSVPEKDEAEKKLEAMLFGDDEGFLGALKNQKDRSLVLAGQSSDEDESAEEGDDDEVKDLSQMDDADLFFLDSGAGPVSTDLSEAAPAVPSDEEGSEEESGMPALWHDSDDERITISLASHQRLRKLRVAESEDVISGKEYIRRLRRQYLQLNPMPDWANPEKQQQKDESDADEMDTDDEEPSSTQPLAKLLQNATDLVNVEEKMSSGRRKMRQEVVDIHRLKDVGKDQPSSVDSLMFHPNYPLLLSSGPAATLFLHHISPSSPAPNPLLTSFHIRNTPIHTSAFHPPSGNRIFASGRRRYFHIWDLETGKVDKVNGTADRKEEQKSMERFKLSPCGRYVGLVGTSRKGGGLINILDSGTAQWIAQVRVDGRGGVADFAWWSDGEGLTVASKNGEVSEWDGRLNRVVARWMDAGAVGTTVLSLGGRSGRTQLGGDRWVAIGSSSGVVNVYDRREWAAAYAAQGEDVEAGQLAIPRNPEPVRALDQLTTPISHLVFAPDGQFFVMASRWKRDALRMVHLPTCTVYRNWPTSNTPLGRISSVAISPNSEHLAVGNEQGRIRLWEIRG; this is translated from the exons ATGCCGAAAGTGGCTGTCAAGCAAAAGTCCCGCCAAAAGGTCAAAACGGCCGCGCGCTCCCCCTTCGAACCAGGCCAACCCATTCGCGAAGCCAGCGACATCGACATGAGCGACGATGAAACGAGCTCCGACGAGTCCTCGGTGCCGGAGAAGGACGAAgccgagaagaagctcgaggcGATGCTCTTCGGCGACGATGAAGGATTTCTTGGCGCGTTGAAGAACCAGAAGGATCGCAGTTTAGTACTTGCGGGTCAGAGTAGCGATGAGGACGAGTCtgcggaagagggagacgatgatgaggtgaAGGATTTGTCGCagatggatgatgctgat cttttcttccttgacTCTGGCGCCGGGCCGGTTTCTACGGATCTCAGCGAGGCGGCGCCCGCCGTGCCGTCAGATGAAGAGGGCAGTGAGGAGGAGTCTGGCATGCCTGCGCTGTGGCATGATAGCGACGACGAGCGCATTACgatctccttggccagcCATCAGAGACTGAGGAAGCTGCGTGTTGCGGAATCGGAGGATGTTATTAGCGGAAAGGAATATATTCGCCGCCTGCGCAGACAGTACTTGCAGTTGAACCCGATGCCGGACTGGGCCAACCCggagaagcagcaacagaAGGATGAGTCCGATGCAGACGAGATGGAcacggatgatgaggagccGTCGTCCACGCAGCCGCTGGCTAAGTTGCTGCAGAACGCTACGGATCTTGTCAACGTGGAGGAAAAGATGTCAAGCGGCCGCAGAAAGATGCGCCAGGAGGTTGTGGATATTCATCGTCTCAAGGACGTTGGCAAGGACCAGCCG TCCTCGGTCGATTCGCTCATGTTCCACCCCAACTACCCGCTGCTCCTCTCCTCTGGACCTGCAGCCACGCTTTTCCTTCACCACAtttcaccttcctccccggCTCCTAACCCGCTCCTCACCTCATTCCACATCCGCAACACCCCCATCCACACCTCAGCCTTCCACCCGCCCTCCGGCAACCGCATCTTCGCCTCCGGCCGTCGCCGCTACTTCCACATCTGGGACCTCGAGACCGGCAAGGTCGACAAAGTCAACGGTACCGCCGACCGCAAAGAGGAGCAGAAATCCATGGAGCGATTCAAGCTCTCCCCTTGTGGCCGCTACGTCGGTCTGGTCGGCACCTCCCGCAAGGGCGGCGGTCTCATCAACATCCTGGACTCCGGCACGGCACAGTGGATCGCCCAGGTGCGCGTGGACGGCCGCGGCGGCGTGGCCGATTTCGCCTGGTGGAGCGACGGTGAGGGTCTAACGGTGGCTAGCAAGAACGGTGAAGTATCCGAATGGGACGGCCGTCTCAACCGGGTCGTCGCGCGCTGGATGGACGCCGGTGCCGTCGGCACGACGGTGCTCAGTCTGGGTGGTCGGTCCGGCCGGACGCAGCTGGGCGGAGACCGCTGGGTGGCTATTGGTAGTTCCAGCGGTGTGGTCAACGTGTATGACCGTCGCGAATGGGCTGCGGCGTACGCGGCGCAGGGCGAAGACGTCGAGGCTGGACAGTTGGCGATTCCTCGTAACCCGGAGCCGGTCCGGGCTCTTGATCAGCTCACGACACCGATCAGCCATTTGGTGTTTGCGCCGGATGGACAGTTCTTTGTTATGGCGAGTCGGTGGAAGCGCGATGCGCTGAGAATGG TTCACCTCCCCACATGCACGGTGTACCGCAATTGGCCGACGTCGAATACTCCTCTGGGTCGTATCTCGTCGGTGGCTATCTCGCCCAACTCGGAGCATTTGGCTGTGGGTAATGAACAGGGACGGATCAGGTTGTGGGAAATCAGGGGGTAA
- a CDS encoding ammonium transporter (COG:P;~EggNog:ENOG410PFGK;~InterPro:IPR024041,IPR018047,IPR001905,IPR029020;~PFAM:PF00909;~TransMembrane:11 (o51-71i83-101o141-162i169-193o205-227i239-259o271-292i299-317o323-341i362-383o403-428i);~go_component: GO:0016020 - membrane [Evidence IEA];~go_function: GO:0008519 - ammonium transmembrane transporter activity [Evidence IEA];~go_process: GO:0015696 - ammonium transport [Evidence IEA];~go_process: GO:0072488 - ammonium transmembrane transport [Evidence IEA]): MSDKPGVFIPQYASYNWTGAPSDYEALTTNDIGGDSRTENLNKWFQSGDQAFIIVSSAMVMVMIPGLAFLYSGLARRKSALSMIWACMASFSVVTFQWYFWGYSLAFSPTATNGYIGNLRNFGLMKTLADPSPGSPLIPNLLFAFYEMQFCGVTAAIIMGAVAERGRMLPAMVFVFIWATIVYCPLACWAWNTNGWAYKYGVLDYAGGGPVEIGSGLSALAYSMVLGRRQERMMLNFRPHNVSLILLGTVFLWFGWLGFNGGSAFGANLRATMACWNSNLTAAFAGMTWVLLDWRLARKWSMVGWCSGTISGLVAATPASGFVPPWASVILGVVTGIVCNYSTKVKYWIRIDDSMDVFAEHGVAGIVGLIFNALFADDAIVGLDGVNTGSGSGGWLIHNYKQLYIQIAYVVATCAYSFVMSAIIAYAINAIPGLKLRASEEAELLGMDDDQLGEFAYDYVEVRRDYLAWTPQQHNQLEDGHQIPAAARYGIGEHSEMMLDGHAPVGVDSRGCSEGDSGIQELKMQPAPRQVAEHHAPHEPEPVEEPIPATQINEKVTT, from the exons ATGTCGGACAAACCTGGCGTCTTTATCCCGCAATATGCGTCCTACAACTGGACGGGCGCTCCCTCCGACTACGAGGCTCTCACGACCAACGATATCGGTGGCGATTCCA GAACGGAAAACTTGAACAAATGGTTTCAATCCGGTGATCAAGCATTCATCATCGTGTCCTccgccatggtgatggtcatGATTCCTGGTCTCGCTTTCCTTTACTCCGGTCTCGCGCGCCGCAAGTCAGCTCTGAGTATGATCTGGGCTTGTATGGCTTCGTTCTCCGTCGTCACCTTCCAGTGGTATTTCTGGGGTTATTCTCTCGCTTTTTCCCCGACTGCAACCAACGGCTACATCGGTAACCTGCGCAACTTCGGTTTGATGAAGACATTGGCCGATCCTAGTCCGGGCTCCCCGCTGATTCCGAACCTCCTCTTCGCTTTCTATGAG ATGCAATTCTGCGGAGTTACGGCAGCAATTATCATGGGAGCTGTGGCCGAACGTGGACGCATGCTACCCGCAATGGTTTTCGTCTTCATTTGGGCCACGATCGTGTACTGTCCTCTGGCGTGCTGGGCATGGAACACGAACGGTTGGGCCTACAAGTACGGAGTTTTGGATTACGCTGGTGGTGGTCCTGTCGAGATCGGGTCTGGTCTGTCGGCACTTGCTTACTCCATGGTCCTGGGCCGTCGCCAGGAGCGGATGATGCTGAACTTCCGCCCACACAACGTCTCTCTCATTCTACTCGGTACCGTTTTCCTTTGGTTCGGATGGCTGGGGTTCAACGGTGGCTCGGCTTTTGGAGCGAACCTTCGTGCCACCATGGCTTGCTGGAACTCTAACTTGACCGCGGCCTTCGCCGGTATGACTTGGGTTCTTCTCGATTGGCGCTTGGCTCGCAAGTGGTCCATGGTCGGTTGGTGCTCCGGTACCATCTCGGGCCTCGTTGCGGCCACTCCGGCTTCTGGTTTCGTCCCTCCCTGGGCTAGTGTGATCCTCGGCGTTGTGACTGGTATTGTTTGCAACTACTCCACCAAGG TGAAATACTGGATCCGTATCGATGACTCTATGGATGTGTTCGCGGAACACGGTGTTGCGGGAATTGTCGGTCTTATCTTTAACGCCCTCTTCGCGGACGATGCGATTGTTGGACTGGACGGTGTCAACACTGGATCAGGATCCGGAGGTTGGCTGATCCACAACTACAAGCAACTCTACATTCAAATCGCCTATGTCGTCGCTACCTGCGCCTACTCGTTCGTCATGtccgccatcatcgcctaCGCCATCAACGCCATTCCCGGGTTGAAACTGCGTGCCTCGGAAGAAGCCGAACTGCTGGGTATGGACGACGACCAGCTGGGTGAATTCGCCTACGACTACGTTGAAGTCCGTCGTGACTACCTCGCCTGGACCCCTCAGCAGCACAACCAGCTCGAAGACGGCCACCAGATCCCCGCCGCGGCGCGGTACGGAATCGGCGAGCACAGTGAGATGATGCTGGACGGCCACGCCCCGGTTGGTGTGGACAGCCGCGGATGCAGCGAGGGTGACTCGGGCATCCAGGAGCTGAAGATGCAGCCTGCGCCGAGACAGGTAGCAGAACACCACGCGCCGCATGAGCCCGAGCCGGTCGAAGAGCCTATCCCGGCGACTCAAATCAACGAAAAAGTGACGACCTGA
- a CDS encoding uncharacterized protein (SECRETED:SignalP(1-20)), translating into MKLTTLLTTTLWATTALAAAKPLIEKRDLATAAATPATAAMHTPNAAASATPSSRASASASASSSGASAQYETSNNGDDDYDYDDEEHDDDDDGKDPKGGDDGGDKGGDDQDKSDPFEFLSGILGLLGGLGLR; encoded by the exons atgaagctcaccaccctcctaaCAACAACCCTCTgggccaccaccgccctcgcCGCAGCCAAACCCCTCATAGAGAAACGCGACCTCGCCACTGCAGCAGCgacaccagcaacagcagcaatgcACACCCCCAACGCCGCAGCCTCAGCTACACCCAGTTCTCGTGCGTCAGCAAgtgcctctgcctcttcaTCGGGTGCTTCGGCGCAATATGAGACGAGTAATAATGGCGACGACGACTATGAttacgatgacgaggaacacgacgatgacgatgatggaaagGATCCTaagggtggtgatgatggtggggataagggtggggatgatcaGGATAAGAGTGAT CCGTTTGAATTC TTGTCGGGGATTCTGGGATTG CTTGGTGGATTG GGTCTGCGGTAA
- the HXK1 gene encoding putative hexokinase Kxk (COG:G;~EggNog:ENOG410PG3C;~InterPro:IPR001312,IPR019807,IPR022673,IPR022672, IPR043129;~PFAM:PF00349,PF03727;~go_function: GO:0004396 - hexokinase activity [Evidence IEA];~go_function: GO:0005524 - ATP binding [Evidence IEA];~go_function: GO:0005536 - glucose binding [Evidence IEA];~go_function: GO:0016773 - phosphotransferase activity, alcohol group as acceptor [Evidence IEA];~go_process: GO:0001678 - cellular glucose homeostasis [Evidence IEA];~go_process: GO:0005975 - carbohydrate metabolic process [Evidence IEA];~go_process: GO:0006096 - glycolytic process [Evidence IEA]): protein MNVTWVMGFPDGDEQGTFLALDMGGTNLRVCEITLTQEKGAFDITQSKYRMPEELKTGTAEELWEYIADCLQQFIESHHENEKISKLPLGFTFSYPATQDYIDHGVLQRWTKGFDIDGVEGHDVVPPLEAILQKRGLPIKVAALINDTTGTLIASAYTDTDMKIGCIFGTGVNAAYMENVGSIPKLAHMNLPADMPVAINCEYGAFDNEHVVLPLTKYDHIIDRDSPRPGQQAFEKMTAGLYLGEIFRLALMDLVENRPGLIFNGQDTTKLRKPYILDASFLAAIEEDPYENLEETEELMERELNIKATPAELEMIRRLAELIGTRAARLSACGVAAICTKKKIDSCHVGADGSVFTKYPHFKARGAKALREILDWAPEEKDKVTILAAEDGSGVGAALIAALTLKRVKAGNLCGIRNMADMKTLL from the exons ATGAACGTCACCTGGGTGATGGGATTCCCCGATGGCGACGAACAGGGTACTTTCCTCGCCCTCGACATGGGTGGCACCAACCTGCGTGTCTGTGAGATCACCCTGACCCAGGAGAAGGGTGCTTTCGACATCACCCAGTCCAAGTACCGCATGCCTGAGGAATTGAAGACCGGTACCGCCGAGGAGCTGTGGGAATACATCGCCGACTGCCTGCAGCAGTTCATCGAGTCCCACCACGAGAACGAGAAGATCTCCAAGCTGCCCCTGGGTTTCACCTTCTCCTACCCCGCGACTCAGGACTACATCGACCACGGTGTCCTGCAGCGCTGGACCAAGGGTTTCGAcattgatggtgttgagggccACGACGTCGTCCCTCCGTTGGAGGCCATCCTGCAGAAGCGC GGCCTGCCCATCAAGGTGGCTGCGCTGATCAACGACACCACCGGAACCCTCATCGCCTCTGCTTACACCGACACCGACATGAAGATCGGCTGCATCTTCGGTACTGGTGTCAACGCCGCCTACATGGAGAACGTTGGCTCCATCCCCAAGCTGGCCCACATGAACCTGCCCGCCGACATGCCCGTGGCTATCAACTGCGAGTACGGCGCCTTCGACAACGAGCACGTCGTGCTGCCCCTGACCAAGTACGACCACATCATCGACCGTGACTCGCCCCGTCCCGGTCAGCAGGCCTTCGAGAAGATGACCGCCGGTCTGTACCTGGGTGAGATCTTCCGTCTGGCCCTGATGGACCTGGTGGAGAACCGCCCCGGCCTCATCTTCAACGGCCAGGACACCACCAAGCTGCGCAAGCCCTACATCCTGGATGCCTCCTTCCTGGCGGCCATCGAGGAGGACCCTTACGAGAACCTGGAGGAGACTGAGGAGCTCATGGAGCGCGAGCTCAACATCAAGGCTACCCCGGCGGAGCTGGAGATGATCCGCCGCCTGGCCGAGCTCATCGGCACGCGTGCCGCTCGCCTGTCGGCCTGCGGTGTTGCCGCCATTTgcacgaagaagaagatcgactCGTGCCACGTTGGTGCTGACGGCTCCGTCTTCACCAAGTACCCTCACTTCAAGGCACGCGGAGCCAAGGCTCTGCGGGAGATCCTGGACTGGGctccggaggagaaggacaaGGTGACCATCCTGGCGGCCGAGGATGGATCTGGTGTGGGAGCTGCGCTGATTGCGGCGCTGACCCTGAAGCGGGTCAAGGCCGGCAACCTGTGCGGTATCCGGAACATGGCCGATATGAAGACCCTGCTATAA
- a CDS encoding uncharacterized protein (COG:B,K;~EggNog:ENOG410Q10R;~InterPro:IPR017328,IPR026590,IPR026591,IPR029035, IPR003000;~PFAM:PF02146;~go_function: GO:0008270 - zinc ion binding [Evidence IEA];~go_function: GO:0017136 - NAD-dependent histone deacetylase activity [Evidence IEA];~go_function: GO:0070403 - NAD+ binding [Evidence IEA]), giving the protein MGNESSTLVDEHTPPSVLEARSIEAIAKYVKQKPVKRVVVMVGAGISTSAGIPDFRSPDTGIYSNLAHLDLPDPEAVFDISFFRQNPRPFYALARELAPGQFRPTIAHSFIKLLYDKGMLLKHFSQNIDCLERLAGVPGDKIVEAHGSFATQHCIDCKAEYPEDLMKEAITKGKVPYCTQCKGLVKPDIVFFGESLPADFFDNRELPEQADLCIVMGTSLQVQPFASLPAFVSDGVPRVLINMERVGGLGSRPDDVLVLGDCDTGVRRLARALGWGKELEELWERTNPDPAARAAENASPQTREERLQDEVDRLTEEVDRTLGISQAYQQRVRQHLERQSGTHAEAAGRKEKQAAEENDRIGGLAHVFPHLARMQEGR; this is encoded by the exons ATGGGCAACGAATCCTCGACCCTGGTGGACGAGCATACACCTCCATCGGTGCTGGAGGCACGCAGCATCGAGGCAATAGCCAAATATGTCAAGCAAAAGCCCGTGAAGcgtgtggtggtgatg GTCGGGGCTGGCATCAGTACTTCGGCCGGAATTCCCGATTTCCGTTCGCCTGATACCGGCATCTACTCGAATCTCGCCCATTTGGACCTGCCCGATCCCGAAGCCGTCTTCGACATCAGTTTCTTCCGCCAGAATCCCCGCCCATTCTACGCCCTGGCCCGGGAACTTGCCCCGGGTCAGTTCAGACCCACAATCGCACATTCGTTCATTAAGCTACTTTACGACAAGGGGATGCTACTGAAGCACTTCTCGCAGAACATTGACTGCCTGGAGCGGCTGGCGGGGGTGCCGGGTGATAAGATCGTCGAGGCGCATGGGAGCTTCGCGACACAACATTGCATCGACTGCAAAGCGGAATATCCCGAGGACTTGATGAAAGAGGCTATCACCAAAGGCAAGGTTCCGTACTGTACTCAGTGCAAGGGGCTGGTGAAGCCCGacattgtcttcttcggagaGTCGCTGCCGGCTGACTTTTTCGACAACCGGGAGCTCCCCGAGCAGGCGGACCTGTGCATTGTTATGGGTACCAGTCTACAAGTGCAGCCGTTTGCCAGTCTGCCCGCATTCGTTAGTGATGGAGTACCCCGCGTGCTGATCAACATGGAGCGGGTCGGTGGGCTGGGATCCCGCCCGGACGATGTACTGGTGTTGGGTGACTGCGACACAGGGGTGAGACGATTGGCACGGGCGTTGGGCTGGGGCAAGGAGTTAGAGGAGCTGTGGGAGAGGACGAACCCGGACCCGGCCGCACGGGCGGCGGAGAATGCATCCCCACAAACCCGGGAGGAGCGGCTGCAAGATGAAGTGGACCGGCTCACAGAGGAGGTTGATCGCACGTTGGGAATCTCGCAGGCGTACCAGCAGCGAGTGCGGCAGCATCTGGAGCGACAGTCGGGCACGCACGCGGAAGCAGCGGgtaggaaggagaagcaagCTGCAGAGGAGAACGACCGGATTGGGGGATTGGCTCATGTCTTCCCGCATCTGGCGCGGATGCAGGAAGGGAGgtga
- a CDS encoding Golgi transport complex subunit COG4 (COG:U;~EggNog:ENOG410PG81;~InterPro:IPR013167;~PFAM:PF08318): protein MSNSTAGMANGHAVSPSHPAPDIFNASSVAEIKATLSHLHHQEASVTARLDALVASQKDFSRELGRLDLLRAHLGSQTSTTRAISHGMLADAATTADRISSAVRRLDLEQSRVKATLEVVEQVSELKACVLGVAGSMGAPQDWETAASYLNRASKIPPEVAQGAFAAEMVPTAEVPDPPNVTLDNAAESLCGLFLREFDKAVKENNGARITRFFKLFPLIGRSEVGLDVYGRYVCQGVAARARSNLNAGTGASPSKDGFFYANALTKLFEHIAQIIDGHGGLVERHYGPRKMNRVIERLQLEADVQGGIILDTWSDERHVDRKLTDTKSYAFTFLVQSFLPPQRSGTPRSNSPAVRDAAAADDESVDMKEIDGLLNEMAVMLGRWSLYCRFLADTCNPPEADDDHKFALPQFLRESTLAKKINDRLASPFNTMTTFFFRRSVEKAFQLDEQPSGLTLNPQRPLKSEPPHITSAVDDIMYIVNKVLQQSLVTSQISVVTSVVPTLSRVLGSDFIGMTQRKMRDECYPRAAVQGGQPPEQLVISFLVLINNLDVAVDYVRRILQNHTEPKKSIGPDGQVEETDPLRSLFPVPEEARLATQTLQSLSASFESKVTDLLTDGIQVVFNNVIKHRLRPILSDAFRDIEYQPREDTDPTRTVYHDYDSDDPDYMADGTVPDDDDPTSRAELVRPRFAAAWTELLLPLSRILTASAFDRLLTVTIAYLSRLLEKRLWSYHGRVNALGATRLERDVSGVVSAAVDVGGTQAAPGRYRHREAFTRCLQMVLVMGMDEDEWEDVLRGGETAEVVDKLSREERMRVRGMVRRV from the exons ATGTCCAATTCCACGGCCGGCATGGCCAACGGCCATGCAGTGTCTCCCTCGCATCCCGCCCCGGACATCTTCAATGCCAGCTCCGTTGCCGAGATCAAGGCCACCTTGTCGCACCTGCACCACCAGGAGGCCTCTGTTACAGCTCGCCTGGATGCCCTCGTGGCCTCCCAGAAGGATTTCTCTCGCGAATTGGGCCGACTCGACTTACTCCGCGCCCATCTGGGTTCCcagaccagcaccacccgcGCCATCAGCCATGGCATGCTGGCCGATGCCGCAACCACCGCCGATCGCATCTCCAGCGCCGTCCGTCGCCTCGATCTAGAACAATCACGCGTGAAGGCAACCCTGGAAGTGGTCGAACAGGTCTCCGAGCTCAAGGCCTGTGTGCTGGGCGTCGCAGGCTCCATGGGTGCACCGCAGGACTGGGAGACCGCCGCCAGCTATCTGAACCGGGCCTCTAAGATCCCCCCGGAGGTCGCGCAGGGGGCCTTTGCCGCCGAAATGGTGCCGACGGCCGAGGTGCCCGATCCGCCAAATGTCACGCTTGATAACGCCGCGGAATCGCTCTGTGGCTTGTTCCTGCGCGAATTCGACAAAGCCGTCAAGGAGAACAACGGTGCCCGCATCACACGCTTCTTCAAGCTTTTCCCCCTCATCGGTCGTTCCGAGGTGGGTCTGGATGTTTACGGCCGCTATGTCTGTCAAGGCGTGGCGGCGAGAGCTCGATCCAACCTCAATGCCGGCACAGGGGCTTCGCCAAGCAAGGACGGCTTCTTCTACGCCAATGCGCTGACCAAGCTGTTCGAACATATCGCCCAGATCATCGACGGTCACGGCGGCCTGGTGGAGCGTCACTACGGCCCGCGTAAAATGAACCGAGTCATTGAGCGTCTGCAGCTGGAGGCCGATGTCCAAGGAGGCATCATCCTGGACACTTGGAGCGACGAGCGCCATGTTGACCGAAAGCTGACCGACACAAAGTCCTACGCTTTCACTTTCCTCGTGCAGAGCTTCCTCCCTCCGCAGCGCAGCGGAACACCCCGGTCCAACTCGCCTGCCGTACGCGATGCCGCTGCGGCCGATGATGAGAGCGTAGATATGAAGGAGATTGACGGGCTTCTCAATGAGATGGCTGTCATGCTTGGTCGCTGGTCCCTGTACTGCCGGTTCTTGGCCGACACCTGCAAT CCCCCGGAAGCGGATGACGACCACAAGTTCGCCCTGCCGCAATTCCTTCGGGAATCGACCCtcgcgaagaagatcaacgacCGCCTGGCCTCTCCGTTCAACACCATGaccactttcttcttccgccggTCGGTCGAGAAGGCATTCCAGCTTGACGAACAGCCCTCTGGCCTGACCTTGAACCCGCAGAGACCGCTCAAATCCGAGCCGCCGCACATCACGTCCGCTGTCGACGACATCATGTACATCGTCAACAAGGTCCTGCAGCAGTCTCTCGTCACGTCGCAGATCTCCGTCGTCACCAGCGTGGTGCCCACGCTCTCGCGCGTTCTTGGCTCCGACTTCATCGGCATGACCCAGCGCAAAATGCGTGATGAATGCTACCCTCGCGCCGCCGTCCAGGGCGGCCAACCTCCCGAGCAACTCGTTATctccttcctcgtcctcatcaacaacctcgACGTCGCCGTCGACTACGTCCGCCGCATCCTACAAAACCACACCGAGCCCAAAAAGTCTATTGGCCCTGATGGCCAGGTCGAGGAGACCGACCCTCTGCGctccctcttccccgtcccagaagaagcccgcctCGCCACACAaaccctccaatccctctccgcctccttcgaGTCCAAAGTCACCGACCTCCTTACAGACGGCATTCAAGTTGTCTTCAATAACGTCATCAAACACCGTCTCCGGCCCATCCTCTCCGACGCCTTCCGCGACATCGAGTATCAACCCCGCGAAGACACCGACCCCACCCGCACTGTCTACCATGACTACGACTCCGATGATCCGGACTACATGGCCGACGGCACCGTCCCGGATGACGACGACCCCACCAGCCGCGCAGAGCTCGTCCGCCCGCGCTTTGCCGCCGCCTGGACCGAACTGCTCCTACCTCTCAGCCGCATCCTCACCGCATCCGCCTTTGACCGTCTCCTCACCGTCACCATCGCCTACCTCTCCCGGCTCCTGGAGAAGCGTCTCTGGTCTTATCACGGCCGCGTCAACGCCCTGGGCGCCACTCGTCTCGAGCGCGACGTATCCGGGGTGGTCAGCGCTGCTGTCGATGTGGGCGGCACGCAAGCGGCACCAGGTCGGTACCGGCACCGTGAAGCGTTCACGCGGTGTCTGCAGATGGTTCTGGTCATGGGcatggacgaagacgagtGGGAAGATGTTCTCCGAGGTGGAGAGACAGCTGAAGTGGTGGATAAGTTGAGTCGCGAAGAGAGgatgagagtgagagggatGGTGAGACGGGTTTAA